From a region of the Cucumis sativus cultivar 9930 chromosome 6, Cucumber_9930_V3, whole genome shotgun sequence genome:
- the LOC101206058 gene encoding putative invertase inhibitor — MKPKFSPFMTTPLPCLLLFIIIFNISTTFVVADLVQKACKKCEIDDPNINYNFCTSSFRAHSGSDSTDLRKLGAISLSLIQRNLSSSFEYVEKLLQNKEIDSYKRVRLNDCLDVYSDAIVTVEEGKKAYKEKHYDDANIKVSAVMDSARVCEDGFREKEGVSSPLTKWNKDMFQLAAIALSIINMHP; from the coding sequence ATGAAGCCCAAATTCTCCCCTTTCATGACCACTCCTCTCCCTTGTCTCCTCCTCTTCATAATTATCTTCAACATCTCTACCACATTTGTTGTTGCTGATCTTGTCCAAAAAGCTtgtaaaaaatgtgaaattgaCGATCCAAACATCAACTACAACTTCTGCACTTCATCTTTTCGTGCTCACTCGGGAAGTGATTCGACCGATCTTCGAAAACTCGGTGCTATCTCATTGAGTTTgattcaaagaaatttaagcAGCTCATTTGAGTATGTGGAAAAGCtattacaaaacaaagaaatagaTTCTTATAAAAGGGTTCGTTTAAATGATTGTCTAGATGTCTATTCGGATGCCATTGTTACTGtggaagaaggaaagaaagcatataaagaaaaacattatgaTGATGCTAACATCAAAGTGAGCGCAGTGATGGATTCTGCTAGGGTTTGTGAAGATGGGTTTAGGGAAAAAGAAGGTGTCTCCTCTCCATTGACAAAGTGGAATAAGGACATGTTTCAATTGGCTGCCATAGCTCTTTCAATCATCAATATGCATCCGTAA